CGTCCCCTTCGTCGATCAATACAGGCTGGACGGAGATCTCGACGCTTACGCGGCGGCCTATGTCCATTTCTTCCGGGCATTCACCGAAGCGGTCTTGTCGAACGCCCTGCCCGACACGCCCGGCAGAAACGGACTTGTCGACCGCATTTACGCGCGGGCGGAAGAGATCCTGAAGGCGGCCCCGGATCTCTACCCGTTTCGCTATCTTGCGGTCGCGATGCGCCTGACCCGGAAAGCCTGAGACAAATGTCCGCTCAGCCGCGCAGAACCATGACGGAACACGGTGCGTGGCGCACGATATGGGCCGCGTTCGATCCGATGAAGTAGGTGCTCAGACCCGGCTTGTGCGAACTCATGAGAACCAGGTCGCAGCCGGACTGTTGTGCTTCGTCGATCACCTCGTGATAGACGCTGCCCATGCGCACGACGCTGTCGACGGTTCCGTCCGGTAGATTGAGATCCGCACCGATCTTGTCCAGGATCACCGCCGTTTCGCTTGTCGCGCGCTTCTGCCAGCCCTCCGGCAACTGGCTGGCAACAAAACTCTGAACCTCCGGGCACACAGCCATCAGGTGGATCTTGGCTCCGTAGTCGCGCGCCAATTGGCCCGCCTTCGAGAGCGCGTCTTTTGCAAAACCCGGTTCTGCGGGGTCGA
This region of uncultured Roseibium sp. genomic DNA includes:
- a CDS encoding universal stress protein, with translation MFEKILVPVDPAEPGFAKDALSKAGQLARDYGAKIHLMAVCPEVQSFVASQLPEGWQKRATSETAVILDKIGADLNLPDGTVDSVVRMGSVYHEVIDEAQQSGCDLVLMSSHKPGLSTYFIGSNAAHIVRHAPCSVMVLRG